Proteins from one Mucilaginibacter jinjuensis genomic window:
- a CDS encoding SusC/RagA family TonB-linked outer membrane protein yields MSVKLLHNLKKIKRLPIRQMAVAMAFTMLLNNTYAEESSEHTGEVKSNKQHLASTTVTGRVSDEQGQPLPGVSIGIVGTALGMVTDGNGNYKLSVPEAYANKSLSFSYLGFAKQEVPIGGNTTINIKLKADAKALNEVVVVGYGTQTKVSLTGAVNQVSAKDIGDKPILNTLQALQGESPNLIIQQTTMDPGSGVNLNIRGLGTLGDNTPLVVIDGIIGGDINLLNPNDVASVSVLKDAGAAAIYGSRSANGVILVTTKSGKLNQKASVSFDASYGIQNPDVLVKKVSASDNAYYKNQSLINSGLPPAYTPEQIQQLAAQGNGTWDINHLLKNAPLQSENMSVSGGGENSSYFISAGYQDQGSNLIGNGGSGGDFGYKKYNLRLNQTAIVGKFKFNVVLSYVKSQNKTNTVGDNNIFADANRVPINYSWQDANGNYLTNPIASQYNEKGVLEHGGYGLTNNDQLFGNLNGTLNITKDLKLTGIFGGTINDNSQFFRREQVNYLPSGVYGDDHTVFDNSYRNQLLNTQVYAEYNKQIQEHKFKVLVGVSNESYSSNAFQLQQLYTDPQLGIPTTGTTIDAQNSYNSNYQDASGNRATQETSLNSLFGRANYSFKDRYFLEGNFREDASSKFAAGHRTGFFPSGAASWLVTEEPFMAKLKNTVNLLKFRTSYGVLGNQNVNAYQYQTTYFNYPNAYGFNNTVVGGAGYNLGNPDLTWERATTFNVGLDAAFLNNNLTLSLDYFDKTTKDILAARQDVTAIFGAGFPDANVAKVRNHGWEVSIAYTLKTNQVTQNFSFNIADNQNKLEALSYGVSQEIVNADVFSFLRRVGDPITQYYGYKTNGYFQNASDVQSYPKPAGQVVAPGDLKFVDQNHDGVIDDKDKVPLGNPFPRYTFGFTYRVAYKGFDLSAFIQGVGKRDVFLRGELVEPFHYNYGATVYEHQTDFWTPTNPDARFPQLAAIGSASNNNNWRNGSDLYKFDGAYARLKNVNIGYNLPASLTKKIGIQKLRVSVIGQNLVTLTKLKFIDPETSEFNNDLSLNTSSNSARAYPMPRFYGVGLNVTFQ; encoded by the coding sequence ATGAGCGTAAAATTATTACACAACTTAAAAAAGATCAAACGGCTGCCCATCAGGCAAATGGCAGTCGCGATGGCATTTACCATGCTGTTAAATAATACCTATGCCGAAGAAAGTAGCGAACATACAGGCGAGGTAAAATCTAATAAACAGCATTTAGCCAGCACCACGGTTACCGGCCGTGTATCTGATGAGCAGGGCCAGCCTTTGCCGGGTGTAAGTATTGGTATAGTGGGTACTGCATTAGGCATGGTTACAGATGGTAATGGTAATTATAAACTAAGCGTCCCGGAGGCTTATGCTAATAAATCATTATCATTTTCATACCTGGGTTTTGCTAAGCAGGAAGTACCCATCGGCGGCAATACCACTATCAACATTAAGTTAAAGGCCGATGCTAAGGCACTTAATGAAGTTGTTGTGGTAGGTTATGGTACACAAACAAAGGTATCATTAACAGGTGCCGTAAACCAGGTGAGCGCCAAAGATATCGGTGATAAACCGATATTGAATACGTTGCAAGCGCTGCAGGGCGAATCGCCCAACTTAATTATCCAGCAAACTACGATGGATCCCGGTAGTGGTGTTAATTTAAACATTCGTGGTTTGGGTACCCTGGGTGATAATACCCCGCTGGTAGTTATTGATGGGATAATTGGCGGCGATATTAACCTGTTAAACCCAAATGATGTAGCCAGCGTGTCTGTATTAAAAGATGCTGGTGCTGCGGCTATTTACGGTTCTCGCTCGGCCAATGGGGTTATCTTGGTAACCACCAAAAGCGGCAAATTGAATCAGAAAGCAAGTGTGAGTTTCGATGCCAGCTACGGGATCCAAAATCCAGATGTATTGGTTAAAAAAGTAAGCGCTTCTGATAATGCTTATTACAAAAACCAATCGCTTATTAACTCAGGCTTGCCGCCTGCTTACACGCCAGAGCAAATACAGCAACTGGCTGCGCAGGGTAATGGCACCTGGGATATTAATCACCTGTTAAAAAATGCACCCCTGCAATCTGAAAACATGAGCGTAAGCGGTGGTGGCGAGAACAGTTCTTACTTTATTTCGGCAGGTTACCAGGATCAGGGTAGTAACCTCATTGGTAACGGAGGTTCTGGAGGCGATTTCGGTTACAAAAAATATAACCTGCGCTTAAATCAAACAGCTATTGTGGGCAAGTTTAAGTTTAATGTGGTTTTGAGTTATGTAAAATCGCAAAACAAAACCAATACCGTTGGTGATAATAACATTTTTGCTGATGCTAACCGGGTGCCTATTAATTATAGCTGGCAGGATGCCAATGGTAATTATCTGACTAATCCAATTGCATCGCAATACAATGAAAAAGGTGTTTTAGAGCATGGCGGCTACGGCTTAACCAATAACGACCAGCTTTTTGGCAACCTGAACGGTACGCTAAATATCACTAAAGATTTGAAGCTGACCGGTATCTTCGGCGGTACCATCAACGATAACAGCCAGTTTTTCAGACGTGAACAGGTTAACTATTTACCATCGGGCGTTTATGGCGACGATCATACAGTTTTTGATAACAGCTACAGGAATCAGTTATTAAATACCCAGGTGTATGCCGAGTATAATAAGCAAATTCAAGAGCATAAATTCAAGGTGTTGGTAGGTGTTTCTAACGAATCGTATTCATCTAATGCTTTTCAGTTACAACAATTATATACGGATCCTCAATTGGGTATCCCAACAACAGGGACTACTATCGACGCGCAAAATAGCTACAACAGCAACTATCAGGATGCCAGCGGTAACCGTGCTACACAGGAAACCAGCCTTAATTCCTTATTTGGGCGCGCTAACTACTCGTTCAAGGATCGCTATTTCTTAGAGGGAAACTTTAGGGAAGATGCATCTTCGAAATTCGCTGCAGGGCACAGAACAGGATTCTTTCCATCGGGTGCTGCCTCATGGCTGGTAACTGAAGAGCCATTTATGGCGAAATTGAAGAATACGGTTAACCTCTTAAAATTCAGAACATCTTATGGTGTACTGGGTAATCAAAACGTAAATGCTTACCAGTATCAAACCACCTATTTTAACTATCCAAATGCTTATGGCTTTAACAATACCGTTGTGGGTGGGGCTGGATATAACCTGGGTAACCCCGATTTAACCTGGGAAAGGGCAACCACTTTTAATGTTGGTTTAGATGCGGCTTTCTTAAATAATAACTTAACCTTATCGTTAGATTATTTCGACAAAACAACCAAAGATATTTTAGCTGCCCGCCAGGATGTAACGGCTATTTTTGGTGCCGGTTTCCCTGATGCCAACGTAGCAAAAGTAAGGAACCATGGTTGGGAGGTAAGCATTGCGTATACCTTGAAAACCAACCAGGTTACACAAAATTTCAGCTTCAATATTGCCGATAACCAAAACAAGCTGGAGGCTTTGTCTTACGGTGTAAGCCAGGAAATTGTGAACGCCGATGTGTTCTCGTTTCTCCGCCGCGTCGGTGACCCGATCACACAATATTATGGCTATAAAACCAACGGTTATTTCCAAAATGCATCTGATGTGCAAAGCTATCCAAAACCGGCCGGGCAGGTGGTTGCACCTGGCGATCTCAAGTTTGTAGATCAAAATCATGATGGCGTGATTGATGATAAAGATAAAGTGCCGTTGGGTAACCCATTTCCGCGTTATACATTCGGTTTCACTTATCGCGTTGCCTATAAAGGGTTCGATCTTTCGGCCTTTATACAGGGTGTTGGCAAAAGAGATGTGTTTTTACGCGGAGAGCTGGTTGAACCTTTCCACTACAATTATGGCGCAACAGTTTACGAGCATCAAACCGATTTCTGGACACCTACTAACCCCGATGCACGCTTCCCGCAATTGGCGGCTA
- a CDS encoding sugar porter family MFS transporter: MITATEQDITVKKNAGYLYLVCLVAALGGFLFGFDTAVISGTVNLVKHDFKLDAVNEGWFVSCALLGCIIGVACSGKLSDKYGRKIILILSAVLFLASALGCMLSTSFTVLILFRLVGGLGIGVASMVSPLYISEFSPSRYRGMMVSLYQLALTIGIVLAYFSNAYLVNHAADSFDSESTKKIFSTEVWRAMLGLGALPAGIFLISLFLVPESPRWLLLNGAKAKATAILIKIDGTAAANKEVADFETSQHNEQSTSLKELFTPVYRKALWIGLLLPFLSQVCGINAVIYYGPKILEQAGFTLNNALGGQVTIGLVNVIFTFVAIFTIDKWGRKPLLYVGIGGAVVSLLIIGALFALGITQGPWILIFILSFIACFAFSFGPVCWVVVGEIFPNAIRGKAMALATLSLWVGNFLVGQLTPVMLEGLGSSFTFWVFALCCSPALWITWKLIPETKGKSLEMIEDYWKESYKKETKN; encoded by the coding sequence ATGATAACCGCAACAGAACAAGATATCACAGTGAAAAAAAATGCCGGCTATTTATACCTGGTGTGCCTGGTGGCCGCGCTTGGAGGCTTTTTATTTGGCTTCGATACTGCTGTAATTTCGGGAACGGTAAACCTGGTAAAGCACGATTTTAAGCTTGATGCTGTTAATGAAGGCTGGTTTGTAAGCTGTGCCCTGTTGGGCTGTATTATTGGCGTGGCATGCTCTGGTAAACTGAGCGACAAATACGGGCGTAAAATTATCCTGATTTTATCTGCGGTACTGTTTTTGGCCTCGGCTTTGGGTTGTATGCTTTCTACCTCATTCACCGTATTAATTTTATTCAGGTTAGTAGGTGGTTTGGGTATAGGTGTGGCCTCCATGGTGTCGCCTTTATATATTTCAGAATTTTCGCCATCCCGTTACCGGGGCATGATGGTATCGCTTTACCAACTGGCTTTAACAATTGGTATTGTACTGGCCTATTTTTCTAATGCTTATCTGGTTAATCACGCAGCTGACAGTTTCGATTCCGAGAGCACCAAAAAGATTTTCTCGACCGAGGTATGGCGCGCCATGCTGGGCTTAGGTGCCTTGCCTGCGGGTATATTTTTGATCTCGCTTTTCCTGGTGCCCGAATCGCCCAGGTGGTTGCTGTTAAATGGTGCTAAGGCAAAAGCCACGGCCATATTAATAAAAATTGATGGTACAGCAGCTGCAAACAAAGAGGTGGCAGATTTTGAAACCTCACAGCATAACGAGCAGTCAACATCATTAAAAGAACTGTTTACACCAGTGTATCGTAAGGCATTGTGGATAGGCTTGCTTTTACCATTCCTGTCGCAGGTATGTGGTATTAATGCGGTAATCTACTATGGCCCTAAAATACTGGAGCAGGCCGGTTTTACACTCAATAATGCTTTAGGCGGCCAGGTTACCATCGGGCTGGTTAATGTGATATTTACCTTTGTAGCCATTTTTACCATTGATAAATGGGGCCGTAAGCCGCTCTTATATGTAGGTATTGGCGGCGCTGTTGTTTCCCTGCTTATTATCGGTGCTCTTTTTGCCTTAGGCATAACGCAGGGGCCGTGGATACTCATCTTCATTTTATCATTCATTGCTTGTTTTGCTTTTTCTTTCGGCCCGGTTTGCTGGGTTGTTGTGGGCGAAATATTTCCGAATGCCATTCGCGGCAAGGCCATGGCACTGGCTACACTTTCATTATGGGTGGGTAATTTTCTGGTGGGCCAGTTAACCCCTGTAATGCTCGAAGGCCTCGGCTCATCATTTACTTTCTGGGTTTTTGCTCTGTGTTGTTCGCCGGCTTTGTGGATCACCTGGAAACTGATTCCCGAAACCAAAGGCAAATCGCTGGAAATGATCGAGGACTACTGGAAAGAAAGTTATAAAAAAGAAACCAAAAACTGA
- a CDS encoding class I mannose-6-phosphate isomerase, whose product MNLNSTNGHQEPVALQARKSTQFPMPKKLNRALTPEGVYNIYPFCALGHNRIFNGYASLANWIIEQKIAIVDGYAGVFWDEIKNGLNEEFLAKGLSVNWVATVDYLKSPEEIETLVQPYLGAPDAVWGTKCTLNLNEFFLTDQLSVQNPNTEFDINIVIGTGATLVNWDAPVIYIDLPKNELQFRMRAGSITNLGTDEITEPFIMYKRFYFVDWVLLNKHKKDILDQITVVADGQWLNDVNWMLKADLAEGLNKISNSVIRVRPWFEPGAWGGQWIKEFIPNINKDVINYAWSFELIVPENGLVFESNGNLLEVSFDFLMFANQQQVLGKHAEKFGDEFPIRFDFLDTFDGGNLSIQCHPRLKYIQDNFGETITQDETYYILDCKDNAEVYLGFQENINPEEFKKTLINSQTEGVEIEIRDFVQAHVAKKHDLFLIPNGTVHSAGANNMVLEISATPYIFTFKMYDWLRLDLDGNPRPINIDHAFNNLNFERKGKRVQDELISKPAVLKEGTDWKLIHIPTHEQHFYDVHRLDFNTQVQVITDNCCHVMMLVEGESVLLETADGTKHVFAYAETFVIPAAAKHYTLTNLGKSNAKVIKAFLK is encoded by the coding sequence ATGAACTTAAATTCTACTAATGGTCATCAAGAGCCTGTTGCTTTGCAAGCACGTAAGTCTACGCAGTTTCCAATGCCTAAAAAGCTTAACAGAGCCCTTACTCCAGAAGGCGTTTATAACATATACCCATTTTGTGCGCTGGGCCATAATCGTATTTTTAATGGTTATGCATCACTTGCCAACTGGATAATTGAACAAAAAATAGCTATAGTTGATGGTTACGCCGGAGTTTTTTGGGATGAGATAAAAAATGGCTTAAATGAAGAATTCTTAGCAAAGGGCTTAAGCGTTAATTGGGTGGCCACTGTTGATTATTTAAAAAGCCCGGAAGAAATTGAAACACTTGTACAACCATATTTAGGAGCTCCGGATGCCGTGTGGGGAACAAAATGTACATTGAACCTCAACGAATTTTTTTTAACAGATCAGCTTTCGGTACAAAATCCCAACACAGAATTTGATATCAATATTGTAATAGGTACGGGTGCTACCTTGGTTAATTGGGATGCGCCGGTAATATATATCGACCTGCCTAAGAACGAATTGCAGTTCCGCATGCGTGCCGGGTCTATCACTAATTTGGGTACCGACGAGATTACTGAGCCTTTTATAATGTACAAGCGGTTTTATTTTGTAGACTGGGTTTTGTTGAACAAGCATAAAAAAGATATCCTCGATCAGATTACTGTGGTTGCAGATGGCCAGTGGCTAAATGATGTCAACTGGATGCTAAAGGCTGATTTAGCCGAAGGTTTAAATAAAATCAGCAATTCGGTGATCAGGGTTCGGCCATGGTTCGAGCCTGGGGCCTGGGGGGGGCAGTGGATTAAAGAGTTTATCCCTAATATCAATAAAGATGTAATTAATTATGCATGGTCCTTTGAGCTGATTGTGCCCGAAAATGGGTTGGTTTTCGAAAGCAATGGTAATTTACTCGAGGTATCGTTTGATTTTTTAATGTTTGCCAATCAGCAGCAGGTGCTGGGTAAACATGCCGAAAAATTTGGCGATGAGTTTCCGATCAGGTTTGATTTTCTGGATACGTTTGATGGGGGCAACCTGTCTATCCAATGCCACCCAAGGTTAAAATATATCCAGGATAATTTTGGCGAAACCATTACCCAGGATGAAACCTATTATATTCTCGATTGCAAAGACAATGCTGAAGTATACCTGGGTTTTCAGGAAAACATCAATCCCGAAGAATTTAAAAAGACACTAATAAATAGCCAGACCGAAGGTGTAGAAATAGAGATCAGAGATTTTGTTCAGGCACATGTGGCTAAAAAGCACGATCTGTTTCTGATTCCTAATGGTACCGTGCATAGCGCAGGCGCTAACAATATGGTGCTCGAAATTAGTGCAACCCCCTACATTTTTACCTTTAAAATGTATGACTGGTTAAGGCTTGATCTGGATGGCAACCCAAGGCCAATCAATATTGACCATGCCTTTAACAATCTCAACTTCGAACGTAAAGGTAAGCGGGTACAGGACGAACTCATTTCCAAACCAGCTGTGCTAAAAGAAGGTACAGATTGGAAACTGATTCATATACCTACACACGAACAACATTTTTACGATGTACACCGCCTTGATTTTAATACCCAGGTACAAGTAATTACAGATAATTGCTGCCATGTAATGATGCTGGTAGAGGGCGAGTCTGTGTTACTCGAAACAGCCGACGGCACTAAACATGTATTTGCTTATGCCGAAACTTTTGTGATACCGGCTGCGGCAAAACACTATACGCTTACCAATTTGGGTAAAAGCAATGCAAAAGTGATTAAAGCATTTTTAAAATAA
- a CDS encoding GntR family transcriptional regulator, whose amino-acid sequence MRYSIDHKSPIPLHIQAETLLRSLITEEEYQNGKVLPNEVELAKQLAISRTTLRQAINKLVYEGLLVRKKRTGTKVAQAAVSSKSNNWLSFSQEMKLRGITIKNFELHVTWVYPDEFLANFFEIKTDRKILKMERVRGKPDEPFVYFVSYFHPRVGLTGDEDFKRPLYEMLEQEHSVIATLSKEEISAKAADSIIAEKLRLSVGAPILFRKRFVFDQGERPIEYNLGYYRADSFVYTVESSR is encoded by the coding sequence ATGAGGTATTCTATAGACCATAAAAGCCCTATCCCACTACATATACAGGCTGAAACGCTTTTGCGTAGCTTGATTACAGAGGAAGAATATCAGAACGGCAAAGTTTTGCCTAATGAAGTGGAGCTGGCCAAGCAGTTGGCTATATCACGTACCACGCTTAGGCAGGCTATTAATAAATTGGTTTATGAAGGCTTGCTGGTGCGTAAAAAAAGAACAGGCACTAAAGTTGCACAAGCTGCGGTTAGTTCAAAATCGAATAATTGGCTAAGTTTTTCGCAGGAAATGAAGCTGAGAGGAATTACCATTAAAAATTTCGAACTACATGTTACCTGGGTTTATCCGGATGAGTTTCTGGCCAATTTTTTCGAAATAAAAACTGACCGTAAAATTCTGAAAATGGAACGTGTAAGAGGAAAACCAGATGAACCATTTGTGTACTTTGTATCTTATTTTCACCCACGTGTAGGCCTTACCGGCGATGAGGATTTTAAACGCCCGCTTTATGAAATGCTGGAGCAGGAACATTCTGTTATAGCTACATTATCAAAAGAAGAAATCAGTGCAAAGGCCGCAGATTCCATTATTGCAGAAAAACTAAGGTTATCGGTGGGCGCACCTATCCTCTTTCGTAAACGTTTTGTATTTGACCAGGGTGAACGACCTATTGAATATAATTTGGGCTATTATAGAGCCGACAGCTTTGTGTACACTGTAGAAAGTTCAAGATAG
- the rnhA gene encoding ribonuclease HI — protein MIEIFTDGASSGNPGPGGYGVVLRAGKHYKELSEGFRKTTNNRMELLAVIKGLEALKTPNQDVVICSDSKYVIDAIEKRWVYGWLKIGFKDKKNKDLWMRYLEISKLHKIRFIWVRGHNGHPENERCDQLAVAASKSKELLIDTVFEAENGRVNLI, from the coding sequence ATGATCGAAATTTTTACAGACGGCGCATCAAGCGGCAACCCGGGCCCGGGCGGGTATGGGGTGGTACTGCGTGCCGGCAAACACTATAAAGAACTCTCTGAGGGCTTCCGAAAGACTACAAACAATCGCATGGAGCTTTTGGCGGTCATCAAGGGCTTAGAAGCCTTAAAAACACCAAATCAGGATGTGGTTATCTGCTCGGACTCTAAATACGTTATTGATGCCATTGAAAAACGCTGGGTTTACGGCTGGTTAAAAATTGGGTTTAAGGATAAAAAGAATAAAGACCTCTGGATGCGTTACCTTGAAATAAGCAAACTGCACAAAATTCGTTTTATATGGGTACGCGGTCACAACGGTCACCCCGAAAATGAGCGTTGCGATCAATTAGCCGTAGCAGCATCTAAATCGAAAGAATTATTGATTGATACCGTGTTTGAAGCCGAGAACGGACGCGTGAATTTGATATAG
- the fbp gene encoding class 1 fructose-bisphosphatase gives MKVTKTLGQFIIEKQADFPYAKGELSRLLRDIGIAAKIVNREVNKAGLVDILGEAGTTNVQGEYQKKLDIYANEQFISALQSGGECCIVVSEENDEYIYIDSEISKDAKYIVAIDPLDGSSNIDVNVGVGTIFSIYRRKSVEGKATLEDVLQRGTEQVAAGYVIYGSSTMLVYTTGKGVNGFTLDPSIGEFCLSHPEMRVPKDGMIYSINEGYYAHFPDGVKKYIKYCQVEDDATNRPYTSRYTGSMVADLHRNMIKGGIFIYPITASAPKGKLRLVYECNPMAFIIEQAGGKASNGYQRILELEVTNLHQRSAIFIGSENMVNKAEEMMACFSPQVMKKNFEGAVVIQ, from the coding sequence ATGAAAGTAACCAAAACCCTCGGTCAATTTATTATTGAAAAACAAGCAGATTTCCCTTACGCTAAGGGCGAACTTTCAAGACTGTTGCGGGACATTGGTATCGCCGCCAAAATTGTGAACCGGGAGGTAAATAAGGCTGGCTTAGTGGATATTTTAGGCGAAGCGGGCACCACCAATGTTCAGGGCGAGTATCAGAAGAAACTGGATATTTATGCCAATGAACAATTCATCAGCGCACTGCAAAGTGGGGGAGAGTGTTGCATTGTAGTATCGGAAGAGAATGACGAATACATTTATATCGATTCGGAAATTTCTAAAGACGCCAAATATATTGTAGCCATCGACCCTTTAGATGGTTCGTCAAACATTGATGTAAATGTTGGGGTAGGTACCATCTTCTCCATCTACCGCAGAAAATCTGTTGAAGGCAAGGCAACGCTCGAAGATGTGTTACAACGCGGTACCGAGCAGGTTGCTGCCGGTTATGTGATCTATGGCTCATCAACTATGCTGGTTTACACTACTGGTAAAGGGGTTAATGGCTTTACACTCGACCCATCTATTGGTGAGTTTTGCCTCTCGCATCCCGAAATGAGGGTGCCGAAGGACGGTATGATCTACTCCATCAACGAGGGCTATTATGCGCATTTCCCCGATGGGGTTAAAAAGTATATTAAATATTGCCAGGTAGAGGATGATGCCACAAACCGCCCGTATACCTCTCGCTATACAGGTTCCATGGTAGCCGATCTGCACCGTAATATGATTAAAGGCGGCATATTTATTTACCCCATTACAGCCAGCGCACCTAAAGGGAAACTGCGCCTGGTTTATGAATGTAACCCTATGGCTTTTATTATCGAACAGGCAGGCGGTAAGGCCAGCAATGGCTATCAACGGATATTAGAACTCGAGGTAACCAATTTGCACCAGCGCTCGGCCATATTTATTGGCTCGGAAAATATGGTTAACAAAGCCGAAGAAATGATGGCTTGCTTTTCGCCCCAGGTAATGAAAAAGAATTTCGAAGGCGCTGTGGTAATACAATAA
- a CDS encoding metallophosphoesterase family protein — protein MTRIGLISDTHSYLDDAVFKHFADCDEIWHAGDFGTLELVDQLAAFKPLKGVYGNIDGKDIRLVYPEHLRFKCEDVDVWMTHIGGYPDRYSANIKGEIYTNPPNLFITGHSHILKVIFDKKINCLHINPGAAGKQGWHKVRTLVKFAISGDKIHNLQIIEMNR, from the coding sequence ATGACAAGAATTGGTCTTATCTCCGACACGCATAGTTACCTCGACGACGCTGTATTTAAACATTTTGCCGATTGTGATGAGATTTGGCATGCCGGCGATTTTGGTACGCTGGAGCTTGTCGATCAGCTGGCTGCGTTTAAACCATTGAAAGGTGTTTACGGTAACATCGATGGTAAGGACATACGTTTAGTGTACCCAGAACACCTGCGTTTTAAATGTGAGGATGTAGATGTTTGGATGACGCATATCGGCGGTTACCCCGACAGATATAGTGCTAATATAAAGGGTGAAATTTACACTAACCCACCCAATTTGTTTATCACCGGTCATTCGCACATATTGAAGGTGATTTTTGATAAGAAGATTAACTGTTTACATATAAACCCCGGCGCTGCTGGCAAACAGGGCTGGCATAAGGTACGTACATTGGTAAAGTTTGCTATTTCTGGCGATAAAATTCATAACTTACAGATTATAGAAATGAACAGATAA
- a CDS encoding tRNA1(Val) (adenine(37)-N6)-methyltransferase, protein MFQFKQFAVDQSGCAMKINTDGVLLGALTQANELQSILDIGTGTGVIALMLAQRFVTAKIDAVEIDEAAATTADRNFKASKFAERLTAHHIGFEEYFRQNPNLKYDLIISNPPFYINSLKSPGKQRTVAKHTDEQFFDKLLSTTSKHLTSDGLLWLILPVTTSGVVQAIAKNYGLYLHTQIDIKSYPQSEPHRHIVAFSLHELPVTVTDFTIYAEPKKYTAQYESALKDFFTIF, encoded by the coding sequence ATGTTCCAATTCAAACAATTTGCTGTAGACCAAAGCGGTTGCGCCATGAAGATCAATACCGATGGCGTATTGTTAGGGGCACTCACACAAGCAAATGAACTCCAAAGTATATTGGATATTGGCACAGGCACAGGCGTCATAGCCTTAATGTTGGCTCAGCGATTTGTCACCGCTAAAATAGATGCAGTTGAAATAGATGAGGCAGCTGCAACAACTGCAGACCGGAACTTTAAAGCATCAAAATTTGCTGAAAGATTAACTGCTCATCATATTGGATTTGAAGAATACTTTCGACAAAATCCCAATCTGAAATATGATCTCATTATAAGTAACCCGCCTTTCTATATCAACTCGCTTAAATCGCCAGGCAAACAACGCACGGTTGCCAAACATACCGATGAGCAGTTTTTCGATAAATTATTAAGCACTACATCAAAGCATTTAACAAGTGATGGATTATTGTGGTTGATATTACCTGTTACTACATCAGGAGTAGTACAGGCTATCGCCAAAAACTATGGTTTGTATTTGCATACGCAGATCGATATTAAATCTTACCCGCAATCAGAACCTCACCGGCATATAGTTGCTTTCTCATTGCATGAATTGCCGGTTACCGTCACTGATTTTACTATCTACGCAGAGCCTAAAAAATATACAGCTCAATACGAATCTGCTCTGAAAGACTTCTTCACCATCTTTTAA
- a CDS encoding VOC family protein: MLKLHRVHHVAIICTDYAKSKHFYTEVLGMKAVREVFRKERNSYKLDLEVGGLYQIELFSFPEPPPRPSRPEAAGLRHLAFEVDDIEVAIAEVNAHGVITEPIRVDEFTGKRFTFMADPDGLPIEFYEV, from the coding sequence ATGCTAAAGCTTCACCGGGTACACCACGTTGCGATAATTTGTACCGACTATGCAAAGTCGAAACATTTTTACACAGAAGTACTCGGCATGAAAGCTGTTCGCGAAGTATTCCGCAAGGAAAGAAACTCATATAAGCTTGATCTGGAAGTCGGAGGACTATACCAGATCGAGCTTTTTTCATTTCCAGAGCCGCCACCGCGTCCATCTCGCCCCGAGGCCGCCGGTTTACGCCATTTGGCTTTCGAGGTTGATGATATCGAGGTAGCTATTGCTGAAGTAAACGCGCACGGTGTAATAACCGAGCCTATTAGGGTAGATGAGTTCACCGGTAAACGCTTCACCTTTATGGCAGATCCGGATGGGCTGCCAATAGAGTTTTACGAGGTGTAG